A window from Lampris incognitus isolate fLamInc1 chromosome 5, fLamInc1.hap2, whole genome shotgun sequence encodes these proteins:
- the cdca9 gene encoding LOW QUALITY PROTEIN: borealin-2 (The sequence of the model RefSeq protein was modified relative to this genomic sequence to represent the inferred CDS: substituted 1 base at 1 genomic stop codon) has translation MLQKHAKNSVLSKNALTKEQVSVNPRQNRCTLFIQQFNKEAQEGANEMEARMENMLAMVDXVFKVELLEMPPSLQNTRMGEIIIITLASDVSIAMNRETRDIYQPLRRVPSRKEKLSDDALTTALKVSSGDLSCSVAGCAPHVTITTSEGQMFCFSEETNDNIDFKLLDGVAFHQIQELMRLMDYLTSKAKVNGEE, from the exons ATGCTGCAGAAACACGCAAAAAACTCAGTCCTCTCCAAAAATGCACTGACCAAAGAACAAGTCAGCGTGAACCCCCGGCAAAACAGATGCACTCTGTTCATCCAGCAGTTTAACAAAGAAGCTCAAGAAGGAGCAAATGAGATGGAGGCCAGGATGGAGAACATGTTGGCGATGGTGGATTAGGTTTTCAAAGTGGAACTATTGGAGATGCCACCTTCTCTGCAAAACACACGCATGGGGGAAATAATAATCATTACTTTAGCCAGTGACGTCTCCATAGCCATGAATAGGGAGACCCGTGACATATATCAACCCCTGAGGAGGGTGCCCAGTAGAAAAGAGAAACTATCTGATGATGCACTCA CAACAGCACTGAAAGTCTCTTCTGGTGATCTGTCCTGCTCCGTGGCTGGATGTGCTCCACATGTCACTATAACCACATCTGAGGGACAGATGTTCTGCTTTTCTGAGGAGACCAACGATAACATTGACTTCAAACTGCTGGATGGTGTTGCCTTTCACCAGATCCAGGAGCTCATGAGGCTGATGGATTATCTCACCAGCAAGGCCAAAGTCAACGGTGAAGAATAA